The sequence ACCAGAAATCCTGGGTGCGTAACAAACTCGCGCTGGTCTGGGTCGGCGAACCCGGCGACGTGCGAACGTACTCGTACTATGCGCTCAATCGCGAAGTCAATCAATTTGCGAACGTTCTCAAAGCGATGGGCGTGAAAAAGGGCGACCGCGTCACGATTTATATGCCGCGCATTCCCGAGATCGCCATCGCGATGCTGGCGACCGCCAAGGTCGGCGCGGTGCACTCGGTCGTGTACGGCGGGTTTAGTGTGGACGCGCTGCAAGGGCGCATCGAAGATTCCGAATCGCGCGTGTGCATCACCGCCGATGGCGGTTGGATGAACGGCAAGGTCGTTCCGTTGAAAAGCACGATGGATGATGCGGTCAAAAAATGCCCGACCGTCGAAACGGTCATTGTGGTTAAACGCACCGGTCAAGAAGTCCGCATGGAATCTGGGCGCGATTATTGGTACCACGATTTGATGAAACTCCCGATTGCGAGCGGCAAATGTCCGACTGAAGTAATGGACTCCGAAGACCCGCTGTATATTTTGTACACCTCGGGCACGACCGGCAAACCGAAAGCGATTCAACACGTGCACGGCGGGTACATGGTCGGCATTTATAGCACGCTCAAGAATGTTTTCGATTTGCGCGACGAAGACCGGTGGTGGTGCGCGGCAGACCCAGGATGGGTGACCGGTCACTCGTACATCATCTACGGTCCATTGCTTGCCGGCGCGACCTCGTTCATGTACGAAGGCGCGCCGACGTATCCGTATCCGAATCGCTGGTGGTCGCTCATCGAAAAGTACGGCATCTCGGTGTTGTACTGCGCGCCGACCGCGATTCGCGGCTTGATGCGTTTCGGCGAATCGTGGCCCAATCGTCACGATTTGTCGTCGCTGCGTTTGCTCGGGTCGGTCGGCGAGCCGATCAATCCCGAAGCGTGGAAGTGGTATCATCGCGTCATCGGCAAAGAAAAATGTCCGATCATGGACACGTGGTGGCAGACCGAGACCGGGATGTTTATGATTACGCCGACGCCGACCGTGCCGCTCAAACCCGGCAGTGGCACGCGACCGTACTTTGGTCAGGAAGCGGAGATCGTGGACGAGCAGGGTAATCCGACGAAGGATAACGAAGAAGGTTATCTCGTGCTCACGAAACCATGGCCCGCGATGCTGCGTACGATTTACAAAGACCCCGACCGCTACGTCAAACAGTACTGGTCGAAATATCCGGGCAAGTACACGACCGGCGATTCCGCGAAACGCGATAGCGATGGTTATTTCTGGATCATCGGTCGTGTGGACGATGTGATCAAAGTGTCCGGTTATCGTCTGGGCACAGCGGAGATCGAAAGCGCGCTCGTCAGTCATCCATCGGTCGCCGAAGCCGCGGCGATTGGCTTGCCGCACGAGATCAAAGGTCAGGCGATCTACACCTACGTGATTCTGCGCGCGGGACAATCGCCCTCCTCGGAATTGTCAGAAGCGTTACGCCAACACGTTGGCACGCACCTCGGTCCCATCGCGCGACCGGAGCAAGTCAACTTTGTGGACAAGTTACCCAAGACACGATCCGGCAAAATTATGCGCCGCGTGTTGAAAGCGCGCGCCCAAGGTCTGCCCGAAGGCGATGTGACAACACTCGAAGAGTAACATTCGGTCGCGGGTATTATCCTTGCGAAGGTTTGGTAACCTTCGCAAGGATGAATAGTCACGGTCGCGGAGCAATGATGCTCTGACGCGGTAGAGACGCTCGCAAGGGTGTCTCTACCGTCGTTCATTTAGTGTTGCGGAGAGCTGCTTGCCCGCCCCGTGCGAGCGAGCCACTCGCACTCCAGATGTTTTGAAGCACAGCGAAATCCCTGCGAAACGACAACCGTTTCGCAGGGATTCTGTTTGGTTCGCCAAATCCATCACAAACTTGTTCGCGTGTGATACGTTTGGACGAATGTTTGAGACTTGCGGCTCTTAACAGTTTCTATAACATCGGATAAAATTCATTTATAAAGTATTGTGCCGACGAAGGCACATTTCATTCGAATGGTTACGAATGCCTTCGGTGCGTTTTCGCGCGGCGAAGGCATTTTTGTTCGCAGGGCAATTTGGAAAATTGCCTTACCTAATTGAAGGAGTGAGCCATGCAGGTGACGAACTCTGCTCCGCGACGATGGATTCAAGCCATCTTTGAATGGTTCGACGAACGGATGGCGATTCGTTCGTTGGTTGCCACGTCGCTCCATGTCGTCATTCCACGGAGCGCCCATACTTATTATCTGGGCGGCATTACACTATTCTTGTTTGTCAATCAAGCCGTCACGGGCATTCTGCTTTCGCTGTACTATCAACCGACGCCGGATGCCGCGTATAACAGCATCCTCTACATTATGAACCAGGTCAATTTTGGTTGGCTGATCCGCAGCGTGCATGCGTGGGGCGCGAATCTCATGATCGTCTTTTGCATTTTGCATTTGATTCGCGTCGTCGTTCAAGGCGCGTACAAGAATCCGCGCGAGATCACGTGGATGGCGGGCATGGGCTTGTTGTTCCTCACGCTGGGTTTCGGTTTCACCGGCTACTTGTTGCCCTGGGATCAGCGCGCGTTTTGGGCGACGACGGTCGGCACCGAAATCGCGTCGGCGGTGCCGGTGATCGGCGATGCGATTCGCGATTTTCTCCGCGCCGGTTCCGAGGTGAGCGCGTTGACGCTCTCACGATTCCTGGGTGTGCACATGTTGATTTTGCCGGCGTCGCTCATTGGCTTGCTCGCCGTTCATCTGTTGATCATTCATCAACAAGGATTGGCGGACCCGCACTCATCGGAGGAAAAATGAGCGCCCCATCCAAGCCGGACAAATCCCCCGACCCAAAGAAACTCTTACCCTTCTGGCCCCACTACGTATTGAGTGAATTGATCGCGTGGTACGTCATCCTG is a genomic window of Chloroflexota bacterium containing:
- the acs gene encoding acetate--CoA ligase codes for the protein MEGEVFYPSADVVAGARVKDWDALAQFAAGDLEGFWGKEAEQLEWYQKWDKVLDDSNKPFFKWFVGAKTNIIHNCLDRYQKSWVRNKLALVWVGEPGDVRTYSYYALNREVNQFANVLKAMGVKKGDRVTIYMPRIPEIAIAMLATAKVGAVHSVVYGGFSVDALQGRIEDSESRVCITADGGWMNGKVVPLKSTMDDAVKKCPTVETVIVVKRTGQEVRMESGRDYWYHDLMKLPIASGKCPTEVMDSEDPLYILYTSGTTGKPKAIQHVHGGYMVGIYSTLKNVFDLRDEDRWWCAADPGWVTGHSYIIYGPLLAGATSFMYEGAPTYPYPNRWWSLIEKYGISVLYCAPTAIRGLMRFGESWPNRHDLSSLRLLGSVGEPINPEAWKWYHRVIGKEKCPIMDTWWQTETGMFMITPTPTVPLKPGSGTRPYFGQEAEIVDEQGNPTKDNEEGYLVLTKPWPAMLRTIYKDPDRYVKQYWSKYPGKYTTGDSAKRDSDGYFWIIGRVDDVIKVSGYRLGTAEIESALVSHPSVAEAAAIGLPHEIKGQAIYTYVILRAGQSPSSELSEALRQHVGTHLGPIARPEQVNFVDKLPKTRSGKIMRRVLKARAQGLPEGDVTTLEE
- a CDS encoding cytochrome b N-terminal domain-containing protein — encoded protein: MQVTNSAPRRWIQAIFEWFDERMAIRSLVATSLHVVIPRSAHTYYLGGITLFLFVNQAVTGILLSLYYQPTPDAAYNSILYIMNQVNFGWLIRSVHAWGANLMIVFCILHLIRVVVQGAYKNPREITWMAGMGLLFLTLGFGFTGYLLPWDQRAFWATTVGTEIASAVPVIGDAIRDFLRAGSEVSALTLSRFLGVHMLILPASLIGLLAVHLLIIHQQGLADPHSSEEK